In Streptomyces sp. NBC_01381, a genomic segment contains:
- a CDS encoding alpha/beta hydrolase, whose product MRIVRGLRTPATVFLAAGLLISGCSAGSSTADASMAALPRATPEGLAPFYGQKLKWRECGVPGFECSTMKAPLDYDKPGGEEIKLAVSRKKATGPGKRLGSLQVNPGGPGGSAIGYLQSYAALGYPEEVRARYDMVAVDPRGVARSEPVNCLDGKQMDAYTQTDITPDDTRETGELTASFKEFAEGCEKRSAEMLPHVSTVEAARDMDLLREVLGDEKLTYVGASYGTFLGATYAGLYPDRVGRLVLDGAMDPSLPARRMNRDQTAGFETAFQSFAKDCVRRADCPLGTENPQDAGKRLKSFFDDLDGAPIPAGDPDGRKLGEALATTGVIAAMYDEAAWPQLRTALDAAMKDKDGAGLLSLSDSYYERDGDGTYANLMFANAAVNCLDLPPAFASPDEVKKALPDFDKASPVFGEGLAWASLNCAYWPVKATGEPRRIEAKGAAPIVVAGTTRDPATPYHWAESLADQLSSGRLLTYEGDGHTAYGRGSDCIDSTINAYLLEGTAPKDGKRCS is encoded by the coding sequence ATGCGCATCGTCAGAGGACTCCGTACCCCAGCCACCGTGTTCCTGGCCGCCGGCCTGCTGATCTCCGGCTGCTCGGCCGGGAGTTCGACTGCGGACGCGTCCATGGCCGCGCTGCCCCGCGCGACTCCGGAAGGGCTCGCGCCCTTCTACGGGCAGAAGCTGAAGTGGCGCGAGTGCGGCGTCCCGGGCTTCGAGTGCTCCACGATGAAGGCGCCGCTGGACTACGACAAGCCGGGCGGCGAGGAGATCAAGCTGGCCGTCTCCCGCAAGAAGGCCACGGGCCCCGGCAAGCGCCTCGGCTCGCTCCAGGTCAACCCGGGCGGTCCCGGCGGCTCGGCGATCGGCTATCTCCAGTCGTACGCGGCGCTCGGTTACCCCGAAGAGGTCCGCGCCCGCTACGACATGGTCGCGGTCGACCCGCGCGGCGTGGCCCGCAGCGAGCCCGTCAACTGCCTCGACGGCAAGCAGATGGACGCGTACACGCAGACGGACATCACTCCCGACGACACGCGCGAGACAGGCGAACTCACCGCCTCCTTCAAGGAGTTCGCGGAAGGCTGCGAGAAGCGGTCCGCCGAGATGCTCCCGCACGTCTCCACGGTCGAGGCCGCCCGCGACATGGACCTCCTGCGGGAGGTGCTCGGCGACGAGAAGCTGACATACGTGGGCGCTTCGTACGGCACGTTCCTGGGGGCGACGTACGCCGGGCTCTATCCCGACCGCGTCGGCCGCCTGGTCCTGGACGGCGCGATGGACCCGTCGCTGCCGGCCCGGCGGATGAACCGCGACCAGACGGCGGGCTTCGAGACGGCGTTCCAGTCGTTCGCCAAGGACTGCGTGCGGCGGGCGGACTGCCCGCTGGGCACGGAGAACCCGCAGGACGCGGGGAAGCGCCTGAAGTCCTTCTTCGACGACCTGGACGGCGCGCCGATCCCCGCCGGGGACCCCGACGGCCGCAAGCTCGGCGAGGCGCTCGCCACGACGGGTGTGATCGCCGCGATGTACGACGAGGCGGCCTGGCCCCAGCTGCGCACGGCGCTGGACGCGGCGATGAAGGACAAGGACGGCGCGGGCCTCCTCTCGCTCTCGGACAGCTACTACGAGCGCGACGGCGACGGAACGTACGCGAACCTCATGTTCGCCAACGCGGCCGTGAACTGCCTGGATCTGCCGCCCGCCTTCGCCTCCCCCGACGAGGTGAAGAAGGCACTCCCCGACTTCGACAAGGCATCCCCGGTCTTCGGCGAGGGCCTCGCCTGGGCCTCGCTGAACTGCGCGTACTGGCCGGTGAAGGCGACGGGTGAGCCGCGCCGCATCGAGGCGAAGGGCGCCGCCCCGATCGTCGTGGCCGGCACGACCCGCGACCCGGCCACCCCGTACCACTGGGCCGAGTCCCTGGCCGACCAGCTCTCCTCCGGCAGGCTCCTCACCTACGAGGGCGACGGCCACACGGCGTACGGCCGGGGCAGCGACTGCATCGACTCGACGATCAACGCCTACCTCCTGGAGGGCACCGCCCCGAAGGACGGAAAGCGCTGCTCATAG
- the tmk gene encoding dTMP kinase, which yields MTRAEQPTAGNPAPDDALVADSRERAVRALLRTPQLKRLWSAQLVGGVGDALALLVLVVLALQAAISEAAFGGGYRGVAFAVTAVFGARVLATLLFGAVLLGPLSSLTSPDGPLDRRWTMVVADGLRAALLIVAPLWIDWTSENALAVLLVTAFVIGVAERFWTVCRESAAPALLPAPPLEGATVRPLPDHMDALRRLSLRTGFVALPIAAAALVAVTLVGNLLGTGLEWFEVHQAGLASFVAAGLFAASLSIVYFLELPATQTPRARSPLEGLRRPRTGAGTDKGRTGAIPLLVAACAAIAGAIAAAVAVAVLHAKDLDGGPVTYGLIVLALTGGTAVGIRTAPSVLPSLSRRRLLALAIAVTGVALLAAGLVPDVTTVLLLLALTGVAAGVAANTGHALLDQEVEDYRRARTAEHLQAVVRLFVALGALVAPVVAAAIGPHRFVNGKFVFDHGGAAFTLMLVGALLLPVAALVLAKVDDRQGVPLRHDLRDALRGGDDPLQAPAGTGFFIALEGGDGAGKSTQAEALAEWIRAKGHEVVVTREPGATPVGKRLRSILLDVSSAGLSHRAEALLYAADRAEHVDTVVRPALERGAVVISDRYIDSSVAYQGAGRDLSPTEVARINRWATGGLVPHLTCLLDVSPEAARERFTEAPDRLESEPAEFHARVRSGFLTLAAADPGRYLVVDAAQEPEAVTTVIRHRLDLVLPLSEAEVKAQEEARKAAEEEARRKAEEEAARKAEEERIERERQEQIAKLRAEEEERARRELEEAQRLEAERQAEEARQRAEEAKRRAEEEQARLLAEEKVRAAEEARRRREAEEEARLRAEAEARRIEKQRKAEEALLRAEEARRLAAAQAEAASARAAASAAAAPAPAPAPAPAPAPDNETTVPTPVVTPQTSGAEDTEVMPQPSAPAGAVDETAVLPPVREDKVPPGYFRDERPSPAGGNDRTRELPQVDEQGAPRQRPRSDWAEETPLDDLPSLADELLGSRDDEDDRGRNGR from the coding sequence ATGACGCGTGCCGAGCAGCCAACGGCCGGGAACCCGGCCCCCGACGACGCCCTGGTCGCAGATTCCCGAGAGCGTGCCGTCCGCGCCTTGCTGCGCACACCGCAGCTGAAGCGGCTGTGGAGCGCACAGCTCGTCGGCGGTGTCGGCGACGCACTCGCGCTCCTCGTCCTGGTGGTCCTCGCCCTGCAGGCGGCGATCTCCGAGGCGGCCTTCGGGGGCGGGTACCGAGGGGTCGCGTTCGCCGTAACCGCTGTCTTCGGAGCACGCGTTCTCGCGACGCTGCTCTTCGGAGCGGTGCTTCTCGGACCGCTCAGCTCGCTCACCTCGCCCGACGGGCCGCTGGACCGGCGCTGGACGATGGTCGTGGCGGACGGTCTGCGGGCCGCGCTGCTGATCGTCGCGCCGCTGTGGATCGACTGGACTTCGGAGAACGCGCTCGCGGTGCTCCTTGTCACCGCCTTCGTGATCGGCGTCGCCGAGCGCTTCTGGACGGTGTGCCGGGAGAGCGCGGCGCCCGCGCTGCTGCCCGCGCCGCCGCTGGAGGGCGCGACGGTACGGCCGCTGCCGGACCACATGGACGCGCTGCGGCGCCTTTCGCTGCGTACGGGATTCGTGGCGCTGCCCATCGCGGCCGCCGCGCTCGTCGCCGTCACGCTGGTCGGCAACCTGCTGGGTACCGGTCTCGAGTGGTTCGAGGTGCACCAGGCGGGGCTCGCCTCGTTCGTCGCCGCCGGGCTCTTCGCGGCCTCGCTGTCGATCGTCTACTTCCTCGAACTTCCCGCCACGCAGACGCCACGCGCGCGTAGCCCCCTCGAAGGGCTCCGCAGGCCGCGCACCGGCGCCGGCACCGACAAGGGCCGCACCGGCGCGATCCCGCTGCTCGTCGCCGCCTGCGCCGCGATCGCCGGGGCCATCGCGGCCGCCGTGGCCGTCGCCGTGCTGCACGCCAAGGACCTGGACGGCGGGCCCGTCACGTACGGCCTGATCGTCCTCGCGCTGACCGGCGGCACCGCCGTCGGCATCCGTACGGCACCGTCCGTGCTGCCCTCGCTGTCGCGCCGCCGGCTGCTCGCGCTCGCCATCGCCGTCACCGGAGTCGCACTGCTCGCCGCGGGCCTGGTGCCCGACGTGACGACCGTGCTGCTGCTCCTCGCGCTCACCGGTGTGGCCGCGGGCGTCGCAGCCAACACCGGGCACGCGCTGCTCGACCAGGAGGTCGAGGACTACCGGCGGGCCCGCACGGCCGAGCATCTCCAGGCGGTCGTACGTCTCTTCGTGGCGCTCGGCGCCCTGGTGGCCCCCGTGGTCGCCGCCGCGATCGGCCCGCACCGCTTCGTCAACGGCAAGTTCGTCTTCGACCACGGTGGCGCCGCCTTCACGCTGATGCTGGTGGGCGCGCTGCTCCTGCCGGTGGCCGCGCTGGTGCTCGCCAAGGTCGACGACCGGCAGGGCGTACCGCTGCGGCACGACCTGCGCGACGCGCTGCGCGGCGGCGACGACCCGCTGCAGGCGCCCGCAGGCACGGGCTTCTTCATCGCCCTGGAGGGCGGCGACGGCGCGGGCAAGTCGACGCAGGCCGAGGCGCTCGCCGAGTGGATCCGGGCCAAGGGCCACGAGGTCGTGGTGACGCGCGAGCCGGGGGCCACCCCGGTGGGGAAGCGGCTGCGGTCGATCCTGCTCGATGTGTCTTCGGCCGGTCTTTCGCACCGGGCCGAGGCGCTGCTGTACGCGGCCGACCGCGCCGAGCACGTCGACACCGTCGTACGGCCCGCCCTTGAGCGTGGCGCCGTGGTCATCTCCGACCGGTACATCGACTCGTCCGTCGCCTACCAGGGCGCGGGCCGCGATCTGTCGCCGACCGAGGTCGCCCGGATCAACCGGTGGGCCACGGGCGGACTCGTACCGCATCTGACGTGCCTGCTCGACGTGTCCCCCGAGGCCGCTCGCGAGCGGTTCACGGAGGCACCCGACCGACTTGAGTCGGAGCCCGCCGAGTTCCACGCGCGCGTGCGGTCCGGTTTCCTGACGCTCGCCGCCGCCGACCCGGGGCGCTATCTGGTGGTCGACGCGGCGCAGGAGCCGGAGGCCGTCACCACCGTGATCCGGCACCGGCTCGACCTCGTCCTTCCGCTCTCCGAGGCCGAGGTGAAGGCGCAGGAAGAGGCCCGCAAGGCCGCCGAGGAAGAGGCGCGCCGCAAGGCCGAGGAAGAGGCCGCGCGGAAGGCCGAGGAGGAGCGGATCGAGCGCGAGCGCCAGGAGCAGATCGCCAAGCTCCGTGCCGAGGAGGAGGAGCGCGCGCGCCGCGAGCTGGAGGAGGCGCAGCGCCTGGAGGCCGAACGGCAGGCGGAAGAGGCCAGGCAGCGCGCCGAGGAGGCGAAGCGCCGGGCCGAGGAGGAGCAGGCGCGGCTGCTCGCCGAGGAGAAGGTGCGCGCGGCCGAGGAGGCGCGGCGCCGCCGGGAGGCGGAGGAAGAGGCGCGGCTTCGGGCCGAGGCGGAGGCGCGGCGGATCGAGAAGCAGCGCAAGGCCGAGGAGGCGTTGCTGCGGGCCGAGGAGGCGCGGCGGCTGGCCGCGGCTCAGGCCGAGGCGGCTTCTGCGCGGGCGGCGGCTTCCGCTGCTGCGGCTCCCGCCCCTGCCCCTGCCCCCGCCCCTGCTCCGGCGCCGGACAACGAGACGACCGTGCCCACGCCTGTCGTGACCCCGCAGACCTCCGGGGCTGAGGACACCGAGGTGATGCCGCAGCCGTCGGCCCCCGCCGGGGCCGTGGACGAGACGGCCGTGCTGCCGCCCGTCCGGGAGGACAAGGTGCCGCCGGGGTACTTCCGGGACGAGCGCCCCTCGCCTGCCGGCGGGAACGACCGGACCCGCGAGCTGCCCCAGGTCGATGAGCAGGGTGCGCCCCGGCAGCGGCCGCGCTCCGACTGGGCGGAGGAGACTCCGCTGGACGATCTGCCGTCCTTGGCGGATGAGTTGCTCGGTTCGCGGGACGACGAGGACGACCGCGGGCGGAACGGGCGCTGA
- a CDS encoding diacylglycerol kinase family protein — protein sequence MSGGSSAPRWAARLAVAAAVAAVVLPLVVAGLRSLGLAAVALIGLAVSAAGLWWAFSRKGLIRALALALAVAVQVAVIALFVAVDVFWVLSAVLALWAVACFAGWAALGEDGGRTAQAEYRTPPPERPFLIMNPRSGGGKVGRFGLQEKAEALGARVVLLDPAHPQDVAALARDAVTNGADLLGVAGGDGTQALVAGVAAEHGIPFMVMPAGTRNHFALDLGLDREDPSRCLEALTDGVELRIDLGRIGERTFVNNVSFGAYAEVVRSPAYRDDKIHTILRMLPDALTHHLGSRLTVQGASLRITSPQAVLVSNNPYRPGDRAGLGRRDRLDAGVLGVLAIKVDNAVQAAELLRGRRSSGLTVVTAREVVIDADVPEVQVGVDGEALSFPTPVPVVSRPRALRVRVPRHRPGVSRPRSRLDWRRLRDLALARG from the coding sequence ATGAGCGGCGGTAGTTCGGCGCCACGGTGGGCGGCTCGGCTGGCTGTCGCCGCGGCGGTGGCTGCCGTGGTTCTTCCCCTGGTGGTCGCGGGCCTCAGGAGTCTGGGTCTTGCCGCCGTCGCGCTGATCGGACTCGCCGTCAGCGCGGCCGGGCTGTGGTGGGCCTTCAGTCGCAAGGGCCTGATCAGGGCACTCGCGCTCGCCCTCGCCGTGGCCGTACAGGTGGCCGTGATCGCGCTGTTCGTCGCGGTCGACGTGTTCTGGGTGCTGTCCGCCGTGCTCGCGTTGTGGGCCGTGGCGTGCTTCGCCGGCTGGGCCGCGCTCGGCGAGGACGGCGGGCGAACGGCTCAGGCCGAATACCGCACCCCTCCGCCCGAGCGCCCGTTCCTCATCATGAATCCGCGTTCCGGTGGCGGGAAGGTGGGAAGGTTCGGGCTGCAGGAGAAGGCCGAAGCCCTGGGCGCCCGGGTCGTGTTGCTGGACCCCGCGCACCCTCAGGACGTGGCGGCGCTCGCGCGCGACGCCGTGACGAACGGCGCGGATCTCCTCGGCGTCGCCGGCGGAGACGGCACGCAGGCCCTCGTCGCCGGTGTGGCGGCCGAGCACGGCATCCCCTTCATGGTGATGCCGGCCGGAACCCGGAATCACTTCGCCCTCGACCTGGGACTGGACCGTGAGGACCCGTCCAGGTGCCTGGAGGCGCTCACCGACGGGGTCGAACTCCGCATCGACCTCGGTCGCATCGGTGAGCGCACCTTCGTCAACAACGTGTCGTTCGGCGCCTACGCGGAGGTGGTGCGGAGTCCCGCGTACCGCGACGACAAGATCCACACCATCCTCCGGATGCTGCCGGACGCCCTGACCCATCACCTCGGCTCCCGCCTCACCGTTCAGGGCGCCTCCCTGAGGATCACCTCCCCCCAGGCCGTACTCGTGAGCAACAACCCGTACCGCCCTGGTGACCGGGCCGGCCTGGGCCGCCGGGACCGGCTCGACGCCGGTGTCCTCGGGGTGCTGGCCATCAAGGTCGACAACGCGGTGCAGGCGGCCGAACTGCTCCGCGGCAGACGCTCGTCCGGGCTCACCGTCGTGACCGCACGAGAAGTCGTCATCGATGCCGACGTGCCGGAAGTACAGGTCGGCGTCGACGGCGAGGCGCTGTCCTTCCCGACGCCCGTACCCGTCGTGAGCCGTCCCCGGGCGCTGCGCGTGCGCGTCCCCCGCCACCGCCCCGGCGTTTCCCGGCCGCGGTCGCGCCTGGACTGGCGGCGACTGCGCGATCTGGCGCTGGCGCGCGGATGA
- a CDS encoding sodium:proton antiporter: MSGSAWTGAAIAAVTAGYALFSRRLATTAVSAPMVFTGFGVAIGPVGLGLLELEHEAGPVLTLVEAALTIVLVTDAMSVRRRDLRVGGFLPRRLLGIGLPLTIGAGWLLAWPLLPGLTAWELALVGAILAPTDAALGKTTVSSPRVPSLVRGGLNVESGLNDGMVLPFFVLFLAALPDTAASEEGIAGAFWRALVLSTVLGLAVGRIGGWLLRWSRGRGLATRGWQQVFVLAVAAGSYTLAVVVDGSGFIAAWVAGFAFGVSLRQGEAADAPPVDEDTAGLAEHLAELLASLSFLVFGAVLLGPALEHLDWRIITYAVLSLTVVRMLPVALSLAGSGLALPTVAYIGWFGPRGLASIVFGLLVVEEHVPGVRIIGEVVAVTVALSIVLHGVSAVVLTERYGDWHKKAAARRPQLREGMPDEKDAGSASTTR, translated from the coding sequence GTGAGCGGCAGCGCGTGGACCGGGGCCGCCATAGCCGCCGTCACGGCGGGGTATGCGCTGTTCTCCCGGCGGCTGGCCACGACTGCCGTGTCGGCACCGATGGTGTTCACCGGCTTCGGGGTGGCCATCGGCCCGGTCGGCCTCGGCCTTCTCGAGCTGGAGCATGAGGCGGGGCCGGTGCTCACCCTGGTCGAAGCGGCCCTGACGATCGTCCTGGTGACCGACGCGATGTCCGTGCGCCGACGTGATCTGCGCGTCGGCGGATTCCTCCCCCGGCGGCTGCTGGGGATCGGACTGCCGCTGACCATCGGGGCCGGCTGGCTCCTTGCCTGGCCCCTGCTGCCGGGACTGACCGCATGGGAGCTGGCGCTGGTCGGGGCGATCCTGGCCCCGACCGACGCCGCTCTGGGCAAGACCACGGTCTCCAGTCCGCGTGTCCCCTCGCTCGTGCGCGGCGGCCTCAATGTCGAGAGTGGCCTCAACGACGGGATGGTGCTGCCCTTCTTCGTGCTCTTCCTCGCGGCGCTGCCCGACACAGCGGCCTCGGAGGAGGGAATCGCCGGGGCCTTCTGGCGCGCGCTCGTGCTCAGCACCGTGCTCGGCCTGGCCGTCGGAAGGATCGGCGGGTGGCTGTTGCGCTGGTCGCGCGGCCGGGGCTTGGCCACTCGTGGCTGGCAGCAGGTGTTCGTCCTTGCCGTGGCGGCGGGCTCGTACACGCTGGCGGTCGTCGTCGACGGCAGCGGGTTCATCGCGGCCTGGGTGGCCGGCTTCGCCTTCGGTGTCTCCCTGCGGCAGGGCGAGGCAGCGGACGCGCCGCCCGTCGACGAGGACACGGCCGGCCTTGCGGAGCATCTGGCGGAGCTGCTCGCGTCCTTGAGTTTCCTGGTCTTCGGCGCCGTCCTGCTCGGTCCGGCGCTGGAGCACCTCGACTGGCGGATCATCACGTACGCCGTGCTGAGCCTCACCGTGGTGCGGATGCTGCCCGTCGCGCTTTCGCTGGCCGGGAGCGGTCTGGCCCTTCCCACCGTCGCCTACATCGGGTGGTTCGGGCCGCGCGGGCTCGCCTCCATCGTTTTCGGGCTGCTCGTCGTGGAAGAGCACGTCCCGGGGGTCCGGATCATCGGCGAGGTGGTCGCGGTCACCGTCGCGCTGAGCATCGTGCTGCACGGGGTGTCCGCCGTCGTTCTCACGGAGCGGTACGGCGATTGGCACAAGAAGGCCGCTGCCCGGCGCCCGCAGCTGCGCGAGGGGATGCCCGACGAGAAAGACGCCGGGTCCGCGTCCACCACGCGGTAG
- a CDS encoding DNA polymerase III subunit delta' yields the protein MAVWDDLVGQERVSEQLAAAARDADALVTAVATGTAPPAASKMTHAWLFTGPPGSGRSTAARAFAAALQCTSPDRALGGVPGCGFCDGCHTSLVGTHADVEVVRTDLLSIGVKETRDLVRRAQLSPAGGRWQVIVLEDADRLTEGAGNVLLKAVEEPAPRTVWLLCAPSLEDVLPTIRSRCRHLTLRTPSVDAVADVLVRRDGIEPDVAAAAARATQGHIGRARRLATDPRARERRAAVLKMPLRVEEIGGCLKAAQELIDTAGEDAKQVAEEVDVKETDDLKAALGAEKGGRMPRGTAGVMKDLEDRQKRRRTRTQRDSLDLALIDLTGVYRDVLTLQLGSRVAIANMEVQDMLERMARGTSPESTLRRIEAISACRTALDRNVAPLLAVEAMTMALRAG from the coding sequence ATGGCCGTATGGGATGACCTGGTGGGCCAGGAGCGGGTGAGCGAGCAGCTGGCGGCTGCCGCTCGGGACGCCGACGCCCTCGTCACCGCCGTGGCCACGGGCACCGCGCCCCCCGCGGCGTCGAAGATGACGCACGCCTGGCTCTTCACCGGGCCGCCCGGCTCCGGGCGGTCCACCGCCGCCCGTGCCTTCGCCGCCGCGCTCCAGTGCACGAGCCCGGACCGCGCGCTCGGCGGCGTACCAGGCTGCGGATTCTGCGACGGATGTCATACGAGCCTGGTCGGTACGCACGCCGACGTGGAAGTGGTGCGTACGGACCTGCTGTCCATCGGCGTGAAGGAGACCCGCGACCTCGTGCGGCGGGCCCAGCTCTCGCCCGCCGGCGGGCGCTGGCAGGTCATCGTCCTGGAGGACGCCGACCGCCTCACCGAGGGCGCGGGCAACGTCCTCCTGAAGGCCGTCGAGGAGCCCGCGCCCCGCACGGTGTGGCTGCTCTGCGCGCCTTCCCTGGAGGACGTGCTGCCCACGATCCGCTCCCGCTGCCGCCACCTGACGCTGCGCACGCCCTCTGTGGACGCCGTCGCTGACGTGCTCGTACGACGTGACGGCATCGAGCCGGATGTCGCCGCGGCCGCCGCCCGTGCCACGCAGGGTCATATCGGCCGCGCCCGGCGCCTGGCGACCGACCCGCGGGCGCGTGAGCGCCGGGCCGCCGTGCTCAAGATGCCGCTGCGGGTCGAGGAGATCGGCGGCTGCCTCAAGGCCGCGCAGGAGCTGATCGACACGGCGGGCGAGGACGCGAAGCAGGTCGCCGAAGAGGTCGACGTGAAGGAGACGGACGACCTGAAGGCGGCACTCGGCGCGGAGAAGGGCGGCCGGATGCCGCGCGGCACGGCGGGCGTGATGAAGGACCTGGAGGACAGGCAGAAGCGCCGCAGGACCCGCACCCAGCGCGACAGCCTCGACCTCGCCCTGATCGACCTGACCGGTGTCTACAGAGACGTCCTTACGCTGCAGCTCGGCTCCCGCGTGGCCATCGCCAACATGGAGGTGCAGGACATGCTGGAGCGCATGGCGCGCGGCACCTCACCCGAGTCCACGCTCCGCCGCATCGAGGCGATCAGCGCCTGCCGCACCGCCCTGGACCGCAATGTGGCCCCGCTCCTTGCGGTCGAGGCGATGACGATGGCGCTGCGCGCGGGCTGA